The genomic window CAGAGGACAAGGAACCTTTCATCAAACCATCCTCCCAGCAAAAAATTCAGCATGGTATTTTAAGGGAGGAATAACATCCCATCTGGACTGCTTGGAATTACAATTGACTCACCATTGCTTTCATCCATCCGCTAAGGCCGAAGAAAGCGTACCATGAGGCGAGTCCAACATCTTGAGTGAAATAGGCAAGTTTCTTGTCGTACTCGGTCATGTAGGCAGTGTAGTTAGATGGAATTACGTAAGTGGCGGTCTGGCCCTTTTCGAGGGTTCGAACGCGAATGTCCTGAGCCTCTTTCAACACCCTCGTGTCGATGTAGTAGTATGGAAAGACTTCGTATGGTGCCGGAAGGACGAGGCCTCTGCAATCAGTGCGTTGCAATACTGCCACACTGAAAGCCTACGGGGAGTAAATATGGTGTCGGTAAGTTGTTACTTCAGAGTGCAGTGATCGGTTTCTCCGCGTCAAACTTACCTTGTAGAATTGTGCTTCGTTGAATATCCAACGAGCCCAGGCGGCGGTTTTCAGGAACGTATCGTAGGTTTTCGCAGTCACGAGGGTCCTGGTAAGAAGAGAAACTTCTTTGCGCAACTCGGTGGACGAAATTGTGAACGGGACGCGCTTCCGCTGGATGCGACCCATCTCAACAAAACGGATGAGATATTTGACGGCATTTTGATCATCGTACAGttgaatgttttctttaatgtTGTAGTCACGGCCGATTTTGCGCAGCTCCTCGTTAGGGATCTCATGGAATAGGTTCTCCAAAAGCCAGAGAACATCTTGCTGCTTCTTCAGTACGTCGACATTGCCTGAATAATGTAATGCCATAGACTGTTATAGACCATGAGGGTACGGAAGACAAGTTTACACGTTGTTGGAAGGTGCTGGAGAAACTTTTCGACGTGCATATTTAATCTGGTTGACAGCTTAAGTTCGGGTTGGTAAAGTTTTCAGgacatataattatttcaatgacTCTGTGTCAGCTTTTACAACACCGTGTGAAATTTCGTTGACAAACACGTAATCACAGTTTGGTTAAAACAAGGTGAGAGAGCATTCGCTCTACACGGAAAAATACAATTAAAAATGTGGGATCAATTTTGTTCCGGCAAAGCGGATCGAAGACGGTGCTATTTTTTAAGTAATGTAAAATTAAACTTACCAGCTTTATTTGCCAGCTGAGGGATTGCGGTGGCGGCTGCCACGAGGGCCAACAAACAGAAGCTGAGACGCATCTTGATACAGTGGTTTGTATGCCTTTCATCGGGGGCTGCTCAGCTTATATACTGGCCAGCTGCCTTGGCTGCATCCCTATCGCACTTTGAACTTTTGACGACCCTAGGTGATATTCACTGCCTTCTGTGCTGAAGATATTCTCGTTATTTTTGAGATAGTCCCCTCTCAACGCCAATGCACCTTCCGTCGCTGATATGTCTGATAGCTTCGTAAGAGAAGGAGATTATACGTACCCTTTCCCCTCTAGCCTCTTGTTTTTTCGAAGCATACTATTATGTAGAAATATATCTAGTAGACAGAACGGGTAAGCCATTCCTTACAGGGCAATTACTACATGCACtccgaaaaatttcattttccgtataagttattaaaaaattctagtAAAATGGGTATCCGCACAATACCGGTTTAGGTAACGTtggaattacaagaaaatatggtAAAAGTAGCTACTTAGTGAGACTATAGTTTTAAATGCTATGTTTTCGGATTAttgcaaaattaaatttgctCACTTAgtttaatgaattttcatcagTTGAATGAAGCCCAAATTGTCGCGATAGTGAAAAGAAATGTAATGCATGTAGcaaggataaaaataaatcgtaaaaCATACTAGATTCTGTGGATACAGCTACAAAACTTATTTCCGTTTTGTACCCAGAACTAttatttagaaataaaaatagttaaggactgtgTAGTAACCATAACTATAAGTCCCAACGGTGTATCTTTGCCAATAATCAGGTtgatgtattttattttttacattatattaatAATCTATCACTAAGCTTTGGCGGGTCCAGATAAAAATTCTGCAACCTCATTTATCGCAATTCAGCAGATTTGGTTCACAATCAGCTTGCTTCaatcttgcaactgttgcagTTTACTAATTTGCATTTACGATTAGATATCGAGTTCACCGCATGTCATGGATTTCGAAATAGCATGCACAAGAGTTTTTAATATGACTGCAAGCGATAATTATGGCAGTTCGTAAtctaaatataaaaaaaacaatactttTCGTATTAATACATTGTTGCTTGAAGGCACAACTAAGggacaaataaaaatgtttttaaggTTTCAATTCCATACTGTTATTTCGGAAACGCATCAATAAACACATCTTGTTCTTTCTTTATCTATATTATGTTGGTGTTCGTAGGCACATCCAGCAGTCGATGGCATTTCTCTTGTATATTGCCACGAAGCctgatgaaataatttcacatacagaaaaaatattaaccaTCTCCAATTTTTACCCCATTCTACTCGTACCTATTCAATTCCTGAGATGGAATATAACTTTGCGAAACCTTTTATGAGTATCGGTTACCCCTGGTGCAAAACTTGTGATAAACTTGAGACGAGGGAATATGGCTTCGCTCGGCGATCGCAGTTCTTTTATTCGTTGTGGATTCCGTTATAGCTTTATTGCAATTACATTCAGTACACAGGTGATTGCCGGTCGGTGCCGCTGAGCTATTATTGTTGAGttaatacaatataatttattatgtatTCGTGTTTTTGCAAACAGAGGAGATTTTCTTATCCAATACACTGGTACATTTCTTTTTGCATTGGCATTAAGTCGTTAGCTTTGAATACACGGCATATACATCATTTTCTACTAGGTTCGGGCGTGTTTTTGCCCGTTTAACTGTTCAGAGATACACTCTCAGGTGCTGAGGGATTACTGAAAATTTCGTAAGTCACGTGTAAGGGTCGCATAAATTCTCGTATAAATTGCGAACTCGGCGCGTATCTACTTTCCATGAAGAGAAGTCCATTAACTTTCTCAAAGTTTGCAAGTAATACTTGCTTGTTTGATGCCGAATTTTGAAATGTACATAATATAACGTCACGTTCAACGACGATTATGCAATAATGTGGCTGGAAccttaaaaatatattatctaAGAACGACGATGTAACGAGGTAGAAATTGTCGATGGAAAATTTTGCGTATAAGCAAAATAATCAGATTTCATCGttactttaaacgcgtttgaAGAAGTACTTCGACGTAGATACGTAGAATGATTATAATACATGAATAAAACTTCACTATGAAGCGTTCTAAATTTTCCATGAAAAACACTTTTAAATCTCGAGACCAAAAATAACATTGCCAGATACTCTTTTAATTGAACACAACTTACGGAGATATTTCTGGTAATAAACATGATATAATGTTAGGTGATTCACGTTCACTTACGTGCATATGGCAGTAGATACTTTCAATGGATGCTAGGGATAAATCTTATGGTGTTGTGGACTGATAGTTTGGTCTGATTGACGAAGGAAATTTCAACTTCGACCGAACTATTGTGCCATTAAAATACAACCCGTACTTGATAATGGTGCCCAGTGGCTTTGCACAGTGAAGGCTTTATGTTTTATTGTCTCGTTCAGCGTATTGTACAATCattgtttgataaaaaaaaaaatgcgtaaaTATGTACGCTTCTTGAGTCATGAATTATAGTGAAATACCTGTTAATTCTGAGACTCTATCTTCTACTAGGCGTAAGAAACGATATTTTGATGCATGTATCCCggttcgtaatttttttcttcgtgtcATACTTCATAGAATTGTCTTGCAATTAGCTCCATTCgtattaaaaatgatgattcatttttttgctACTGAGGTATTGGCTTGAAAGGCTTGCCTTAGCTTCTAACAATAATCAATGAAATGTATTATTTTGTACCCTGCGACGggatattttcatgtaatttaTACCGTCACAGACTAGAACCCCAAATACGATGAATAAAAGAGAAAGGAGTTGAATGCGACGATAAAGCAgattattaaatttgaattattcgtGAGACATCTTCAGTAAGTAAATTTCCATTCTATCTATGTAACTTGCGATAGGATGAGGCGGTGTTCACAGCTGATTTAACCGAACGGCTTGTACTTTCGTGCATATGCACCTACGTGCGATATGAGAATAAATTGAAGAAGGATTTAGTAGATacgatgaaatttattcaagttatacacgtataatctGAGATTTGAGAGCTACATAAAATACGAATATAGTAGTTAATTAAACTCATCTGTTGcgggatgataaaaattgataattaaatGTACATATTGCATCATTAAATTTCATGTAATAAAAAGAGTATCTTTAAATCAGTCTCAAAAAAGAATAATCCTTGTTACAGATTCTTTGGGGTGCCTTCAACCTTTGAAAGTGATGGTAACATCGCGACTGAACATGTTGGGCGTGAAGAAAACGTCTGGGCTTTCAATTTTACGATCGAAGGGGAATCCCATGGGACGATTGTCCGGATACTTGTGACCGTGCATTGCACCGCAGTAGCTGATACTACCGCCGTAAGAGTAGTCTGCGGCAATGTCGTTTACTTTCTCTTGATCAAAGTCGGTCAAGATTACGTAGAGAGTGAAGGGCATGCCTTCCGGTTTTCCTTTGGGGAGGAGTAGACGGTCCGGATATCCGCAGTGACGATGATCCTTGTCCACTTCGACGGTCGCCGCACCCTGAATGCCAGCCTCGACACGATCCCAGAGTTTCTTGGTGGATATCTGGTCGGGAATGGTCACACTCGACTCGGAGGATTTACGTAGAATGGTGTTCTCGCCGCTTTCCACTGTGGAGGATCGAAccttaatttcaaaagaatttcACCGCCGTAGGCTTCGCAGTGAAATACCTGCTGGGCCACATTGACGAGGGTAAAAATGGTTACATTGTACGATTCCAACTTACGTTTGGCGGTGAATTTGTCCAGCTCGATCATGTACATCCGCTTCTGTTCGATGTCGATTTCTTGGCCGAACCAATCGTACTTCGGTCCCAGGAAGATGCGAACAGCGGCAGTGTGGGACTTGTCTGACTTGACTTTGATGTCGTAAGTGAAGGGAGCGTGGTTCATTCTAGTGACGCGAGCCTTGATGGAGACGTCGTCGAGTTCCACGGTGTCGTCCAAGGCGTTCAAGAGATCGACGTCAAAATTCTCGAAGTATGTTTCCAAATTGTCAATGTCAACTTTGGTAATTTGAACATTGGGGAAGTCGAGCTCTTTTTTGGTGTACATTGGCAGAGAATCCTTGTGCTCCTTGAAGATGTTGTCGATGTACTTGTGGAGGCGGAAGAATGCTGGGTCACGAGTAGCAGTTTCGAAGTGTTCCATCACGCCGGGAGGAAGCTGAATTTGGAGAAACATGGACCGTTAACCGTGGTGGCAGAGAGATATTTTTGTCTCGCGAAAAGCAATACTCACGTTGAATTTACCCTTGGGATCGGTGATCTGCCCGAGCATGATGTGTCCGTAATTGTGAAGATAGCCGTAGTACTCGACGTGGGGTGAATCCATCGAGGGTTCCATCATGGAACCGAGCATGTCGATTCCCTCGGTATCGTTGAGAGCTATAATTATGCCATTTTTGCTGAAAACGAAGCCATGGGCGATGGCCTGCTGGATGCGCCTGACGTAGTCCTTCATCTGGCGAACTTTGATATGTTCCACGTCCTGGAAAGCAAAGTTGTCCGGTCTCGAGGGGAACTCTCCACCCACTCGATAGGTGGTCTGGGGGTGGAATCCGTCGACGATCACGTCGTCAAAGGACAGAGGCTCGACGAACGGTAGCTCGTTGGAAAGACGCTCGAGGTCGAAGCGGGCGATTAGTTGGTGGTGCATGTAGTAGAAGAGTTCGCCCTTGCGGTCCTTTTGCAGTCCGTAATCAGCGCTGCGCCACCAGAACGGGAAATCCATGTGCCAGTGAGCGTGGTGGGAGTTCATGCCAACGTCTTCGCCGAGGTAGGCGACCCTCTGTTCCGGATTTTTGACCGTTCCGGTGAAATTCATGCGGATTACCGCGTCCTGTTGACGCATCTTTGCGCGGTAGGCTTCGTGGATTACCTGGAACAAAAGGGGGGTGGTGAGTCCACGCGACCGTACCTTCGGGATTTCGTTCCTCGTGTCTTCTCTTCAAGCTTACTCGAGAGTTGACGAAGAGATGAGGGTAGGTCTCGTAGGCCGGAGGGAGGATGATTCCCCTACAGTCGTGACGATGAAGGACCGCCACGCTCAGGGCGTAGACGAAGATACCTTCGTTGACGCGATCTCGAGCCCAGCACGCCGTCGCCAGGAAGGATTCCCAGTTTTTGGCGAAGTAAAGAGCCTCGAATAGGACTATCATTTCGGCACGATGAGCGTCGTTGAACAGCGTGAAAATTT from Neodiprion lecontei isolate iyNeoLeco1 chromosome 1, iyNeoLeco1.1, whole genome shotgun sequence includes these protein-coding regions:
- the LOC107224379 gene encoding hemocyanin A chain-like, which translates into the protein MRAFVVVALLGAALAAVIAVPAEREFLLKQKEILRLLSKVHEPNRFKHQIELGDKFVAGLEELSFKDASPVHSLMKIFKTKKFLPRGEIFTLFNDAHRAEMIVLFEALYFAKNWESFLATACWARDRVNEGIFVYALSVAVLHRHDCRGIILPPAYETYPHLFVNSRVIHEAYRAKMRQQDAVIRMNFTGTVKNPEQRVAYLGEDVGMNSHHAHWHMDFPFWWRSADYGLQKDRKGELFYYMHHQLIARFDLERLSNELPFVEPLSFDDVIVDGFHPQTTYRVGGEFPSRPDNFAFQDVEHIKVRQMKDYVRRIQQAIAHGFVFSKNGIIIALNDTEGIDMLGSMMEPSMDSPHVEYYGYLHNYGHIMLGQITDPKGKFNLPPGVMEHFETATRDPAFFRLHKYIDNIFKEHKDSLPMYTKKELDFPNVQITKVDIDNLETYFENFDVDLLNALDDTVELDDVSIKARVTRMNHAPFTYDIKVKSDKSHTAAVRIFLGPKYDWFGQEIDIEQKRMYMIELDKFTAKLESGENTILRKSSESSVTIPDQISTKKLWDRVEAGIQGAATVEVDKDHRHCGYPDRLLLPKGKPEGMPFTLYVILTDFDQEKVNDIAADYSYGGSISYCGAMHGHKYPDNRPMGFPFDRKIESPDVFFTPNMFSRDVTITFKG